The Pan paniscus chromosome 15, NHGRI_mPanPan1-v2.0_pri, whole genome shotgun sequence genome includes a window with the following:
- the REC8 gene encoding meiotic recombination protein REC8 homolog: MFYYPNVLQRHTGCFATIWLAATRGSRLVKREYLRVNVVKTCEEILNYVLVRVQPPQPGLPRPRFSLYLSAQLQIGVIRVYSQQCQYLVEDIQHILERLHRAQLQIRIDMETELPSLLLPNHLAIMETLEDAPDPFFGMMSVDPRLPSPFDIPQIRHLLEAAIPERVEEIPPEVPTEPREPERIPVTVLPPEAITILEAEPIRMLEIEGERELPEVSRRELELLIAEEEEAILLEIPRLPPPAPAEVEGIAEALGPEELRPTGWEPGALLMEVTPPEELRLPAPPSPERRPPVPPPPRRRRRRRLLFWDKETQISPEKFQEQLQTRAHCWECPMVQPPERTIRGPVELFRTPTLSGWLPPELLGLWTHCAQPPPKALRRELPEEAAAEEERRKIEVPSEIEVPREALEPSVPLMVSLEISLEAAEEEKSRISLIPPEERWAWAEVEAPEAPALPVVPELPEVPMEMPLVLPPELELLSLEAVHRAVALELQANREPDFSSLVSPLSPRRMAARVFYLLLVLSAQQILHVKQEKPYGRLLIQPGPRFH; encoded by the exons ATGTTCTACTATCCCAACGTGCTTCAGCGCCACACCGGCTGCTTTGCCACCATCTG GCTGGCGGCGACTCGCGGCAGCCGGTTGGTGAAGCGCGAATACCTGAGGGTGAATGTGGTGAAGACCTG CGAGGAAATCCTCAATTACGTGCTGGTACGAGTGCAACCTCCGCAGCCCGGCCTGCCGCGGCCCCGCTTCTCCCTCTATCTCTCAGCCCAACTTCAGATCGGTGTGATCCGCGTCTATTCTCAACAATGCCAGTACCTCGTGG AGGACATCCAGCACATCTTGGAGCGcctccaccgtgcccagctgcagATCCGAATAGATATGGAGACTGAGCT ACCCAGCCTGCTGCTTCCTAACCACCTGGCCATAATGGAGACCCTAGAAGACGCTCCAGATCCCTTTTTTGGGATGATGTCTGTGGATCCCAGACTTCCTAGTCCTTTCGATATCCCTCAG ATTCGACACCTCTTAGAGGCTGCAATCCCAGAGAGAGTTGAAGAGATCCCTCCTGAAGTCCCTACAGAGCCCAGGGAGCCAG AGAGGATTCCAGTCACTGTGCTGCCACCTGAGGCCATCACGATCCTGGAGGCAGAGCCCATACGGATGCTGGAGATTGAG GGTGAACGGGAGCTCCCAGAGGTCAGCCGCCGAGAACTGGAGCTGCTGATCGCAGAGGAAGAAGAAGCTATCTTGTTAGAAA TCCCGCGGCTCCCACCTCCAGCTCCTGCAGA GGTGGAAGGAATAGCAGAGGCACTGGGTCCTGAGGAGCTGAGGCCGACAGGCTGGGAACCTGGGGCCCTACTCATGG AGGTGACCCCCCCGGAGGAGCTGCGTCTGCCAGCCCCACCCAGCCCAGAG AGGAGGCCCCCAGTCCCCCCACCTCCTCGCCGCCGCCGTCGTCGCCGGTTACTGTTCTGGGACAAGGAGACTCAGATCTCCCCGGAGAAATTCCAGGAACAACTGCAAACCAGAGCCCACTGCTGGGAATGT CCCATGGTGCAGCCTCCCGAGAGGACCATCAGAGGCCCTGTGGAGTTGTTCAGAACCCCAACTCTCT CTGGCTGGCTACCCCCTGAACTACTGGGTCTCTGGACccattgtgcccagccacccCCAAAAGCCCTCAGGCGAGAGCTGCCTGAGGAGGCAGCCgctgaggaggaaaggagaaagattgAAGTTCCAAGTGAGATTGAG GTCCCGAGGGAGGCCCTGGAGCCCAGTGTTCCCCTTATGGTGTCTTTAG AGATCTCCCTAGAGGCAGCTGAAGAGGAGAAGTCCCGCATCAGCCTCATCCCACCAGAAGAACGGTG GGCCTGGGCTGAGGTGGAGGCGCCAGAAGCTCCTGCATTGCCCGTGGTGCCTGAACTCCCTGAGGTGCCCATGGAGATGCCTTTGGTGCTGCCCCCAGAGCTCGAGCTGCTCTCACTGGAAGCAGTGCACAG GGCAGTGGCACTGGAGCTGCAGGCTAACAGGGAGCCTGACTTCAGCAGCCTGGTGTCACCTCTCAGCCCCCGCAGGATGGCTGCCCGGGTCTTCTACCTGCTCCTGG TGCTCTCAGCGCAACAGATTCTTCACGTGAAACAAGAAAAGCCATATGGTCGCCTCCTGATCCAGCCGGGGCCCAGATTCCACTGA